A DNA window from Haloactinospora alba contains the following coding sequences:
- a CDS encoding AMP-dependent synthetase/ligase: protein MRQSRPDLLSQAAQFNGLGDVVYEHANTSPRAGMFSRQTSEGAWEEISASGFLGEVTAAAKGMIAAGIGAGDRVVLVCGTRYEWVMLAFAAWVVRAVVVPVHPRCSQQRLRRVMRDCRPAAIVLEDGRHASTVSGIGHELTDLARIWRLDEAGLEAITRPGTYIDPTAVRFRREEASREDPALITYPASTTRPIRGAVLTQGNLLAVGERLAERMRPGVESRDGRECTLLHAPLADGFAQTTLVACVLGQVRVGLLEEGNSLLNELRVFRPTVLVTLPRVLERVHAQERARMRESGWDNLNSFEAATDVAIEFDKAERKGAWRRVSRAMYDWIFSRLREALGGRVRFVVCAGGALPLWVDRFFNGAGIPVYHAFGTVETAHAIAASAPGKRRSGTAGQPLRDVEVRVSGTGELYVRGPGVFSGYWNDVEASRAAFRDGWLASGVAGTVDPDGYVSVGEWLSPHAAGSASGDGNEPAERDEGSATGTRLPEKAPADPAGEYVDELEQRLRTHPLVSQALVISEGRPFTTALVTLAGDQLEYWRLVNGRPLAMSPQEIAAAPDMVAEIQGVVQEANGAAPAAAQIRAFHILAEEFTVQSGLVLSSGELRRAAVLRAFAEEIDGLYRQAQHQHE from the coding sequence ATGCGGCAGTCGCGGCCCGATCTGTTGTCCCAGGCAGCTCAGTTCAACGGGTTGGGGGACGTGGTATACGAGCATGCCAACACCAGCCCGCGGGCTGGGATGTTCTCACGCCAGACCTCCGAGGGTGCCTGGGAGGAAATCAGCGCGAGCGGGTTCCTTGGTGAGGTGACCGCGGCGGCGAAGGGGATGATCGCTGCTGGTATCGGGGCGGGCGACCGGGTGGTGCTGGTGTGCGGTACCCGCTACGAGTGGGTGATGCTCGCGTTCGCAGCGTGGGTGGTACGGGCCGTTGTCGTTCCGGTCCATCCCCGGTGTTCGCAACAGCGGCTGCGGCGCGTCATGCGCGATTGCCGTCCTGCCGCGATCGTGCTCGAGGACGGGCGCCATGCCTCGACCGTGTCCGGGATCGGCCACGAGCTGACCGATCTGGCCAGGATCTGGCGGTTGGACGAGGCGGGGTTGGAGGCGATCACTCGTCCGGGAACCTACATCGACCCCACAGCGGTGCGGTTCCGTCGTGAGGAGGCCTCGCGGGAGGATCCCGCGCTCATCACGTACCCCGCGAGCACCACGAGGCCGATCCGGGGGGCGGTGCTGACGCAGGGGAACCTGCTGGCTGTCGGTGAGCGCCTCGCCGAGCGTATGCGGCCGGGTGTGGAGTCCCGGGACGGGCGGGAGTGCACGTTGTTGCACGCGCCCTTGGCGGACGGCTTCGCGCAGACGACGCTTGTGGCCTGTGTACTGGGCCAGGTGCGGGTGGGACTCTTGGAGGAGGGGAACTCGCTACTGAACGAGCTGCGAGTGTTCCGCCCCACGGTGTTGGTGACGCTTCCTCGGGTGTTGGAACGTGTCCACGCCCAGGAAAGGGCACGGATGCGTGAGAGCGGATGGGACAACCTCAACTCGTTCGAGGCAGCGACGGATGTGGCGATCGAGTTCGACAAGGCCGAGCGTAAGGGGGCTTGGCGGCGTGTCTCACGCGCGATGTACGACTGGATCTTTTCCCGGCTCCGGGAAGCCCTGGGTGGGCGGGTCCGGTTCGTCGTGTGTGCTGGTGGTGCGCTTCCCCTGTGGGTGGACCGGTTCTTCAACGGAGCCGGGATCCCCGTCTACCACGCGTTCGGCACGGTGGAAACCGCTCACGCGATAGCTGCCAGCGCCCCGGGTAAGCGACGTTCCGGAACCGCCGGGCAACCGCTTCGAGACGTTGAGGTGCGGGTCTCGGGAACCGGGGAACTGTACGTGCGGGGACCCGGGGTTTTCTCTGGTTACTGGAACGATGTGGAGGCGAGCCGGGCTGCGTTTCGTGACGGTTGGCTCGCCAGCGGGGTAGCCGGAACGGTCGACCCGGACGGTTACGTTTCTGTGGGGGAGTGGCTGTCCCCCCACGCTGCTGGTTCGGCTTCCGGCGATGGGAACGAGCCAGCGGAGAGGGACGAGGGCTCCGCGACAGGGACGCGGCTCCCGGAGAAAGCACCAGCTGACCCGGCCGGTGAGTACGTGGACGAGCTGGAGCAGCGGTTGCGTACGCATCCGCTGGTGAGCCAGGCGTTGGTGATCAGTGAGGGGCGGCCGTTCACGACTGCGCTCGTCACACTGGCCGGTGATCAGTTGGAGTACTGGCGCCTCGTCAACGGCAGGCCGTTGGCCATGTCTCCGCAGGAGATCGCCGCTGCCCCGGACATGGTGGCAGAGATCCAGGGTGTGGTGCAGGAGGCGAACGGTGCGGCCCCCGCCGCGGCCCAGATACGTGCCTTCCACATCCTCGCCGAGGAGTTCACGGTTCAGAGCGGATTGGTGCTGAGCTCGGGGGAACTGCGCCGTGCTGCCGTGCTGCGGGCTTTTGCCGAGGAGATCGACGGCTTGTACCGGCAGGCGCAGCACCAGCACGAGTAG
- a CDS encoding NmrA family NAD(P)-binding protein: MTTTDGRKTLVLAGTGKTGRRVVERLTARGVPVRVGSRSTTPPFDWRDQATWEPALQGVGAAYVAYHPDAAFPGAAKTVGAFAELAVSCGVTRLVLLADRGASEAERCEEAVRESGAEWTVVRTGFISQNFSEDVLADAVRTGVVALPAGRVAEPFIDAEDIADVASAALTEDGHVGETYEVTGPRLLTFAEAVAEIGEATGRTLRYQPVSLEQFTQRLKEQATPAAFARPLADLMAEVFDGRRARLADGVQRALRREPRDFRDYVRATAATGVWSPGFQ; the protein is encoded by the coding sequence ATGACGACGACGGATGGCAGGAAGACACTGGTTCTGGCCGGGACGGGCAAGACGGGGCGGCGGGTAGTCGAACGCCTCACCGCGCGAGGAGTGCCCGTACGGGTCGGCTCGCGCAGCACTACCCCGCCTTTCGACTGGCGCGACCAGGCCACCTGGGAGCCAGCCCTGCAGGGTGTGGGGGCGGCGTACGTGGCCTACCACCCAGACGCCGCGTTCCCGGGGGCTGCGAAGACAGTGGGTGCCTTCGCCGAACTCGCGGTAAGCTGCGGCGTCACGCGGCTGGTGCTGTTAGCCGATCGTGGCGCGAGCGAAGCCGAGCGCTGCGAAGAGGCCGTGCGCGAGTCCGGCGCCGAGTGGACCGTCGTGCGCACCGGTTTCATTTCCCAGAACTTCAGTGAAGACGTCCTCGCTGACGCGGTCCGCACGGGTGTGGTGGCGCTGCCGGCAGGCCGGGTGGCCGAGCCCTTCATTGATGCCGAGGACATCGCGGACGTCGCGAGCGCAGCACTCACCGAGGATGGCCACGTCGGGGAGACCTATGAGGTGACCGGTCCGCGGCTGCTGACGTTCGCCGAAGCAGTTGCGGAAATAGGCGAGGCCACCGGGCGCACGTTGCGCTACCAGCCGGTCAGTCTGGAGCAGTTCACCCAGCGGCTGAAGGAACAGGCGACGCCGGCCGCCTTCGCCAGGCCGTTGGCCGACCTTATGGCTGAGGTCTTCGATGGCCGCAGGGCTCGTTTGGCCGATGGAGTCCAGCGCGCTCTCCGTCGAGAGCCGCGGGATTTCAGGGACTATGTCCGCGCCACGGCAGCTACCGGGGTCTGGTCTCCCGGCTTTCAGTGA
- a CDS encoding Bcr/CflA family efflux MFS transporter, protein MALLVLVLGALTATGPLSTDLYLPAFPQIARDLNAPESQIQLTLTAIMLGLGVGQLVIGPLSDGLGRRLPLLLGVTVFTVTTFACMLAPSAPVLVALRFVQGVAGAAGAVIARAVVRDLFEGDHAARFFTRLMLVTGMAPLLGPILGGQLLLLGPWQLTFGVIGGVSTLTLVVVFFWLPESLPRSERREMRPAELARTVGALLRDARFVGPALTLGLSFGMMFTYVSSFSFVSQNQFGATAQQFSLIFAVNTLGIIIGTQLNGFLIGRVETARRLAAGLTGALVAVVTMSLLAATGSAGLLSLTVVFFGMMFSVGFVFPNATTLAISSQPPAVAGTASALMGSMQFALGGGLAALAGLTATGEATLASMAVVMVSVGAASAVVFAVLGRSAARSVS, encoded by the coding sequence ATGGCGTTGCTCGTGTTGGTTCTGGGTGCGTTGACCGCGACGGGGCCGTTGTCGACCGACCTGTACCTTCCGGCGTTCCCACAGATCGCTCGTGACCTGAACGCTCCCGAGTCCCAGATCCAGCTGACGCTGACAGCGATCATGCTTGGCCTGGGTGTGGGTCAGTTGGTTATCGGACCGTTGAGTGACGGGCTGGGGCGGCGTCTGCCGTTGTTGCTCGGCGTCACTGTGTTCACTGTGACAACGTTCGCGTGCATGCTGGCTCCTTCGGCTCCGGTGCTTGTTGCTCTGCGGTTCGTGCAGGGGGTGGCCGGTGCTGCCGGTGCGGTGATCGCGCGGGCGGTAGTCCGTGACCTTTTCGAGGGCGATCACGCGGCGCGTTTCTTCACCCGGTTGATGCTGGTGACCGGGATGGCTCCGCTCCTGGGGCCGATCCTCGGCGGGCAACTGTTGTTGTTGGGGCCGTGGCAGCTCACCTTTGGTGTCATTGGAGGAGTGTCCACTCTGACACTGGTGGTGGTGTTTTTCTGGTTGCCGGAAAGCCTTCCCAGGAGCGAGCGCCGGGAGATGAGGCCGGCGGAGCTTGCGCGGACGGTCGGAGCGTTGTTGCGTGATGCGCGGTTTGTGGGTCCTGCTCTGACCCTGGGCCTGAGTTTCGGGATGATGTTCACTTATGTGTCGTCGTTCTCGTTCGTTTCGCAGAACCAGTTCGGCGCTACAGCACAGCAGTTCAGCCTGATATTTGCGGTCAATACGTTGGGGATCATCATCGGGACGCAGCTCAACGGTTTTCTCATCGGGCGTGTCGAGACCGCGCGGCGGCTGGCAGCGGGGTTGACCGGGGCGCTGGTGGCGGTAGTGACCATGTCGCTGCTGGCGGCAACCGGGTCGGCCGGTTTGCTGTCGCTGACCGTGGTCTTTTTCGGCATGATGTTCAGCGTCGGGTTCGTGTTCCCGAACGCGACGACCCTGGCTATCTCCAGCCAGCCCCCGGCGGTGGCGGGAACGGCGTCGGCGCTGATGGGATCGATGCAGTTCGCGTTGGGTGGTGGCCTGGCGGCGCTGGCCGGTCTGACGGCTACGGGCGAGGCCACCTTGGCGAGTATGGCCGTGGTGATGGTGTCCGTGGGGGCGGCTTCCGCTGTGGTGTTCGCCGTGCTGGGACGGAGCGCTGCTCGTTCGGTCAGTTGA
- a CDS encoding HipA family kinase encodes MTRYTTPLREGGSLPGLVEADDLGMYVVKFLAAGQGRKTLIAEVIAGELARRLGLPVPRLVLAQFDAVIARGEPDPEVQELLRASDGTNLGMDFLPGALGFDPLVFDIDPDLAGRVVWFDAFVNNVDRTWRNPNMLVWHDRPYLIDHGATLIFHHNWQGADSSVRRPYDVSEHVLLTVAPDLAAADEKLRKRVDRRLLEDVVALVPDEWLEGEPGFGSAAEVRDAYVKYLLTRAETYDWLPEVSQ; translated from the coding sequence GTGACGAGATACACAACACCTCTACGAGAAGGAGGATCGCTTCCCGGACTCGTCGAAGCCGATGACCTGGGGATGTACGTCGTCAAGTTCCTGGCGGCGGGACAGGGGCGTAAGACCCTGATCGCCGAGGTCATCGCCGGAGAACTGGCACGTCGACTGGGCCTGCCGGTTCCGAGGCTGGTGCTGGCACAGTTCGACGCCGTCATAGCCCGGGGAGAACCGGATCCGGAGGTGCAGGAACTGCTGAGGGCCTCCGACGGAACCAACCTGGGGATGGACTTCCTGCCAGGAGCTCTGGGATTCGACCCTCTCGTGTTCGACATCGATCCGGATCTGGCGGGACGCGTCGTTTGGTTTGACGCGTTCGTGAACAATGTGGATCGCACCTGGCGCAATCCGAACATGCTGGTTTGGCATGACCGGCCGTACCTGATCGACCACGGCGCGACCTTGATATTCCACCACAACTGGCAGGGAGCCGACTCCTCCGTACGGCGGCCGTACGACGTTTCCGAGCATGTCCTCCTCACCGTCGCTCCCGATCTCGCCGCGGCTGATGAGAAGTTACGGAAACGGGTCGACCGCAGGTTGTTGGAGGATGTGGTCGCTCTGGTCCCGGACGAATGGTTGGAGGGTGAACCGGGCTTCGGCTCTGCCGCGGAAGTGCGGGACGCTTACGTCAAGTACCTCCTCACCCGAGCCGAGACGTACGACTGGCTTCCGGAGGTATCACAGTGA
- a CDS encoding GNAT family N-acetyltransferase translates to MATEIHTERLVIREWRVTDAEAALAVYGAEDVARWLAPEMELVTDVATMRLVLQAWIEAQPNMVPPAGRWALVRREDDQVVGGVSLRLLPPFEEDFELSWQIRPDMWGRGYATEASRPLVRWAFGQGVEELFAVARPNNTRAIATARGLGMEWVGETDKYYGILLQVFRVRPDDIREGV, encoded by the coding sequence ATGGCGACCGAGATACATACAGAGCGTCTGGTCATCCGGGAGTGGAGAGTCACGGACGCTGAGGCGGCCCTGGCGGTGTACGGCGCCGAGGACGTGGCGCGGTGGTTGGCTCCGGAGATGGAGCTCGTGACCGACGTCGCTACGATGCGCCTCGTGTTGCAGGCGTGGATCGAGGCACAGCCCAACATGGTCCCGCCCGCCGGCCGTTGGGCGCTTGTCCGCCGCGAGGACGACCAGGTGGTCGGCGGGGTCTCTCTGCGGCTGCTACCGCCCTTCGAGGAGGATTTCGAACTCAGCTGGCAGATCCGGCCCGACATGTGGGGAAGGGGCTACGCGACCGAGGCGAGCCGCCCGCTGGTCCGATGGGCGTTTGGCCAGGGAGTCGAGGAACTTTTTGCGGTGGCGCGTCCGAACAACACGAGGGCCATAGCAACGGCGCGAGGTTTGGGAATGGAATGGGTCGGAGAAACTGATAAATACTATGGCATACTCCTCCAGGTGTTTCGCGTCCGCCCTGACGACATCAGGGAAGGGGTATAA
- a CDS encoding NAD(P)-dependent alcohol dehydrogenase, with translation MRAVQYTNVGDPPRVTDVPVPEPGPGQLVLRVTAAGVCHSDLAVMSWPADGFPYPLPLTLGHEAAGRVEALGDGVHGVSEGESVVVYGPWGCGLCRNCSRGMENYCPHAGRLGIRPPGLGAPGALAEYLLVDAERHVVPIGGMDPVETVPLTDAGLTPYHVVKRSLDRLFPGSTAVVIGAGGLGHVAIQLLRAVSSATVVALDTREQSRELARQSGAHHVFPSNTDAAEHLRDLTGGAGADAVFDFVGAKATTDMASRMAGMDSDVNIVGIADGSFPVSFGSVPFGTRAAITYWGGRPELIELIDLAARGAVSVEVQRFSLEDGPRVYERMRSGDIHGRAVIVPGA, from the coding sequence GTGCGAGCCGTGCAGTACACCAACGTCGGCGACCCTCCCAGGGTCACCGACGTTCCGGTTCCCGAACCGGGGCCGGGACAACTGGTGTTGAGGGTTACCGCGGCCGGAGTGTGCCATTCGGACCTGGCGGTGATGAGTTGGCCGGCCGACGGCTTCCCGTACCCGCTCCCGTTGACGCTGGGACACGAGGCCGCTGGTCGTGTCGAGGCGCTGGGAGACGGTGTCCACGGTGTCTCCGAGGGTGAGTCCGTCGTGGTCTACGGTCCGTGGGGGTGCGGGTTGTGCCGGAACTGCTCACGTGGCATGGAGAACTACTGTCCCCACGCCGGGAGGTTGGGGATCAGGCCCCCGGGGCTGGGAGCTCCCGGTGCGTTGGCCGAGTACCTCCTGGTGGACGCGGAACGTCACGTGGTTCCCATCGGGGGTATGGATCCTGTGGAAACCGTTCCTCTCACGGATGCGGGGCTGACGCCGTACCACGTGGTCAAACGCTCCCTTGACCGGCTGTTCCCGGGAAGCACGGCGGTCGTTATCGGTGCTGGGGGGCTGGGACATGTGGCTATCCAGCTGCTGCGCGCCGTCTCGTCCGCGACAGTGGTCGCTTTGGACACCCGTGAGCAGAGTCGGGAACTGGCGCGGCAGAGCGGAGCCCACCACGTTTTTCCCTCGAACACCGACGCCGCGGAACACCTGCGGGACCTGACAGGGGGAGCCGGTGCGGACGCGGTGTTCGACTTCGTCGGGGCAAAGGCAACCACGGATATGGCGTCCAGGATGGCCGGGATGGATTCCGACGTGAACATAGTCGGAATTGCTGACGGCTCATTTCCCGTGTCGTTCGGTTCGGTCCCTTTCGGGACTCGTGCTGCCATAACCTACTGGGGAGGGAGGCCGGAGCTCATCGAGCTGATCGACCTGGCGGCCAGAGGGGCGGTTTCGGTGGAGGTTCAGCGTTTCTCCCTGGAGGACGGGCCCCGGGTGTACGAAAGGATGAGGTCCGGAGACATCCACGGGCGCGCTGTGATTGTCCCGGGCGCTTAG
- a CDS encoding DUF3037 domain-containing protein, giving the protein MSRQVFEYALVRVVPRPERGELLNAGVIVYCKPLGFLGACCALDVERLHALDATADVHGVQRYLASVETICRGDQSAGAVAREDPGRRFRWLTAPRSTVVQPGPVHTGLTADPEEELERLVDLLVR; this is encoded by the coding sequence GTGAGCCGACAAGTCTTCGAGTACGCTCTGGTCCGTGTCGTCCCCCGGCCCGAGCGTGGTGAGCTGCTCAACGCTGGAGTCATCGTGTACTGCAAGCCACTGGGTTTCCTGGGGGCCTGTTGCGCACTGGACGTCGAACGACTCCACGCGTTGGACGCCACAGCCGATGTCCACGGTGTGCAGCGGTATCTGGCTTCGGTGGAGACGATATGTCGCGGCGACCAGAGCGCTGGTGCCGTGGCCCGGGAGGATCCGGGACGCCGGTTCCGCTGGCTCACGGCACCGCGCAGCACGGTTGTCCAACCGGGGCCGGTGCATACCGGGCTTACCGCCGATCCGGAAGAGGAACTGGAGCGGTTGGTGGACCTGCTGGTGCGGTGA
- a CDS encoding MarR family winged helix-turn-helix transcriptional regulator, whose translation MTLQPHGLTSELYSVLRGLVLVMRQAAADQRVSSQHLAILGSLESGNRRVTALAEEHGVRTPTMTAHISKLEEMGAVRRDSDAGDARVVVVELSEYGRQLLSEGKSARMADLEARLQQLSAAEREAVEAALPALAKLSGRRH comes from the coding sequence GTGACGTTACAGCCCCACGGCCTGACCTCCGAGCTTTATTCGGTTCTGCGCGGACTGGTGTTGGTGATGCGGCAGGCCGCTGCCGACCAGCGTGTTTCCTCGCAGCACCTGGCGATTCTGGGATCGCTGGAGTCAGGGAATCGGCGGGTCACGGCCCTGGCCGAGGAGCACGGCGTTCGGACCCCGACGATGACCGCCCACATCTCCAAGCTCGAGGAGATGGGGGCGGTGAGGCGGGACAGTGATGCCGGGGACGCTCGCGTCGTGGTCGTGGAGCTGAGCGAGTACGGGCGGCAGCTGCTCTCGGAGGGCAAGTCTGCCCGGATGGCTGATCTTGAGGCGCGTCTGCAGCAGTTGAGCGCTGCGGAGCGGGAAGCCGTGGAGGCCGCCCTGCCCGCGCTGGCCAAGTTGAGCGGGCGGCGGCACTAG
- a CDS encoding MFS transporter, whose translation MSVWATAFAAVVAFMGIGLVDPILPSIAEGLDAAPSQVSLLFTSYFLVTAVAMLVTGFVSSRIGGKKALLLGLALVVVFAALSGMSTSVGELVAFRAGWGLGNAMFIATALAVIVGAASGGTESAIVLYEAALGVGIASGPLMGAVLGDWHWRGPFFGTAVLMAVGFVLISVLLREQARPMVRTRISDPLRALAHGGLSTTAFTALFYNFAFFTILAFTPFMLGMSPYGIGTVFFSWGVLVAVSSVFVAPRLQERVGMVPTLHLALGALLVLQVAIVAAGAFAPGWAVVVFVVGTGVPIGLNNTVFTEAAMEVSDAPRSVASAGYNFVRWMGGAMAPFIATKLGEEVSPLLPYCVGAVCCAAAVGLLVLRRHHLGALAAH comes from the coding sequence GTGTCGGTGTGGGCGACCGCGTTCGCCGCGGTCGTCGCCTTCATGGGGATAGGTCTGGTTGACCCGATCCTTCCGTCCATCGCCGAAGGGTTGGACGCGGCCCCGAGCCAGGTGTCGCTCCTGTTCACCAGTTACTTTCTGGTCACCGCGGTGGCGATGTTGGTGACGGGTTTCGTCTCCAGCAGGATCGGGGGCAAGAAGGCGCTCCTGTTGGGCTTGGCACTGGTGGTGGTGTTCGCTGCCCTGTCGGGGATGTCCACCTCGGTGGGCGAGCTGGTCGCGTTCCGTGCCGGCTGGGGGCTGGGCAACGCGATGTTCATCGCTACGGCGCTTGCCGTGATCGTGGGCGCAGCCAGTGGTGGTACGGAGTCGGCGATCGTGCTGTACGAGGCGGCGCTGGGGGTCGGTATCGCTTCCGGGCCGTTGATGGGTGCGGTCCTGGGGGATTGGCACTGGCGTGGCCCGTTCTTCGGTACTGCCGTGCTGATGGCCGTCGGATTCGTGCTCATTTCCGTTCTGCTGCGGGAGCAGGCCAGGCCCATGGTTCGGACCCGGATCAGTGATCCGTTGCGCGCGCTGGCGCACGGCGGCCTTTCCACGACCGCTTTTACCGCTCTGTTCTACAATTTCGCCTTCTTTACCATACTGGCGTTCACACCATTCATGTTGGGAATGTCGCCCTATGGTATCGGTACGGTCTTTTTCTCCTGGGGTGTGCTGGTAGCGGTCTCGTCGGTGTTCGTTGCGCCACGACTGCAGGAGCGGGTCGGAATGGTTCCCACACTGCATCTGGCGTTGGGAGCGCTACTGGTCCTGCAGGTAGCGATCGTTGCCGCCGGAGCGTTCGCGCCCGGATGGGCCGTCGTGGTGTTCGTGGTAGGGACCGGGGTTCCCATCGGTCTGAACAACACAGTGTTCACGGAGGCCGCGATGGAGGTGTCCGACGCTCCCCGGTCGGTCGCATCCGCGGGCTACAACTTCGTCCGGTGGATGGGGGGAGCCATGGCACCGTTCATCGCGACGAAACTGGGCGAGGAGGTCAGTCCGCTCCTTCCCTACTGCGTGGGGGCCGTGTGCTGTGCGGCGGCGGTCGGACTTCTGGTGCTGCGTCGCCATCATCTGGGAGCGTTGGCTGCCCACTAG
- a CDS encoding DUF2332 domain-containing protein encodes MSKPDIAERYHRFACHEAHPTSPLYTQLALGVASDPAILALLNTLPAGQHHPTLLFASTRYLTGTPAGFPEFRETLFAQWHRIAAHMQRNHTQTNEPARCAPVYPVLGTLPQPLTLIELGSSSGLCLHPDRYAYEVNGTTLGAPDSPVRITCRSRGHLPQSTPPHVTRRIGIDLAPLDPRSPEDRDWLRSLVWPEHHERAARLESALRLAATEPVHVLHGDATSLLPEAVAAAPPGTTIVVTHTTTLTYLAPEERRVLAKQIQHHGLHWIAQENPDALPFPSGVTRPAQHGNSLLLAHNTRPLAWTDPHTGDMCWLS; translated from the coding sequence ATGTCAAAACCCGACATCGCGGAGCGATACCACCGGTTCGCCTGCCACGAAGCACACCCCACCTCCCCTCTCTACACACAGCTGGCACTCGGTGTCGCGTCCGACCCAGCCATACTCGCCCTACTCAACACCCTGCCCGCTGGCCAACACCACCCCACCCTCCTCTTCGCCAGCACCCGCTACCTCACAGGCACCCCTGCCGGCTTCCCCGAGTTCCGCGAAACCCTCTTCGCACAGTGGCACCGGATCGCCGCCCACATGCAGCGCAACCACACCCAAACCAACGAGCCAGCCCGCTGCGCTCCCGTGTACCCCGTCCTGGGAACGCTCCCCCAGCCCCTGACCCTGATCGAGCTGGGAAGCTCGTCAGGGTTGTGCCTTCACCCCGACCGCTACGCCTACGAGGTCAACGGCACCACACTGGGAGCCCCCGACTCCCCCGTCCGCATCACATGCCGGTCCCGGGGCCACCTGCCGCAGAGCACCCCACCACACGTAACCCGCCGCATCGGGATCGACCTCGCGCCGTTGGACCCGCGCTCCCCCGAGGACCGCGACTGGCTCCGTTCCCTCGTATGGCCGGAACACCACGAACGCGCGGCACGGTTGGAGTCGGCGCTGCGCCTGGCCGCCACCGAACCGGTCCACGTCCTGCACGGAGACGCCACCAGTCTGTTGCCCGAGGCCGTCGCCGCGGCCCCGCCCGGCACCACGATCGTGGTTACCCACACGACGACGTTGACCTACCTGGCACCGGAAGAGCGCCGGGTGCTCGCGAAACAGATCCAGCACCATGGTCTGCACTGGATCGCTCAGGAGAACCCCGACGCCCTCCCGTTCCCGAGCGGGGTCACCCGCCCCGCGCAGCACGGCAACTCACTTCTGCTCGCACACAACACACGCCCGTTGGCATGGACCGACCCGCACACCGGCGACATGTGCTGGCTTTCGTGA
- a CDS encoding SAM-dependent methyltransferase: MTEHQTRNDFPPEIDMKTPSVARMYDYLLKGKDNFEIDRRAVEEMLKQIPEMFRFSHDNRAFLSRAVEYVSHEGIDQFLDLGAGLPTAENTHEVAQRVNPDARVIYVDKDPIVLAHGRAILEDNPNTSVITADITDTDAVLEESVSTSILDFDRPVCVMLVSMLHCIPDEQDPFGLVHRIFDRLTPGSALIYSHLVSNEAESRQWLTDKVHSLGTEWGRVRTPEEAGRVFQGLNVVDPGEVDCATWRAPERHPSRVPQDPGQRIWEHSGVAFKP, translated from the coding sequence ATGACGGAACACCAAACAAGGAACGATTTCCCTCCAGAGATCGACATGAAGACGCCGAGCGTCGCCCGCATGTACGACTATCTTCTCAAAGGGAAGGACAATTTTGAGATCGATCGTCGCGCCGTGGAGGAGATGCTGAAACAGATACCGGAGATGTTCCGGTTCAGTCATGACAACCGGGCTTTTCTCAGCCGCGCTGTCGAGTACGTATCGCACGAAGGAATAGACCAGTTCCTGGATCTCGGCGCCGGTCTACCAACAGCAGAAAACACTCATGAGGTCGCTCAGCGAGTGAATCCGGACGCCCGGGTCATTTATGTTGACAAAGACCCGATCGTCCTCGCTCACGGTCGGGCCATACTCGAGGACAATCCAAATACGAGCGTCATCACAGCTGACATCACGGACACCGACGCGGTGTTGGAAGAGTCGGTTTCCACCTCGATTCTCGACTTCGACCGGCCGGTGTGTGTCATGCTGGTATCAATGCTGCATTGCATACCCGACGAACAGGATCCTTTTGGTCTGGTGCACCGTATATTCGACCGCCTGACCCCGGGGTCCGCGTTGATCTACTCGCACCTGGTCTCCAACGAGGCGGAATCCCGCCAGTGGCTTACTGACAAGGTGCACTCGCTGGGTACCGAGTGGGGCCGGGTGCGTACTCCCGAGGAGGCGGGAAGGGTGTTCCAGGGTCTGAACGTCGTCGACCCCGGAGAGGTCGACTGCGCAACATGGCGCGCACCGGAACGTCATCCCTCCCGGGTTCCGCAGGACCCCGGACAGCGCATCTGGGAGCACTCGGGGGTCGCGTTCAAACCATAG